The following coding sequences lie in one Rutidosis leptorrhynchoides isolate AG116_Rl617_1_P2 chromosome 4, CSIRO_AGI_Rlap_v1, whole genome shotgun sequence genomic window:
- the LOC139842177 gene encoding uncharacterized protein — MKIISYNIRDFGLGPDSKLGQTKKLIRDEKPLFFTIQETKLLLVDRDWIAALWGNTDCDFIQREMTEKSGGQLLIGDTQVFEAAEVYSLDRVISIMGTWKADGSILNILNVYGPHENVLKKKLWESLGKVIESRDEAWVVCGDFNEVRNETERFNCVFKESRAKRFNEFINNCNLLDIPLGG; from the coding sequence ATGAAGATTATATCTTATAACATCAGAGATTTCGGGTTAGGTCCTGATAGCAAGCTGGGACAAACGAAAAAATTAATTCGAGATGAAAAACCACTCTTTTTTACAATCCAAGAAACAAAGTTACTCCTGGTGGATCGTGATTGGATTGCAGCACTATGGGGGAATACAGACTGTGATTTCATTCAAAGAGAGATGACTGAAAAGTCGGGAGGTCAATTATTGATTGGGGACACGCAAGTTTTTGAGGCAGCTGAAGTATATTCTCTTGACAGGGTCATTAGCATAATGGGTACTTGGAAGGCTGATGGCTCAATCCTAAATATACTCAATGTATATGGCCCCCATGAGAACGTATTGAAGAAAAAACTTTGGGAATCACTTGGTAAGGTAATAGAAAGTCGGGATGAAGCATGGGTGGTGTGTGGAGATTTCAATGAAGTTAGAAACGAAACCGAAAGATTCAATTGTGTGTTTAAGGAAAGTAGAGCAAAGAGATTCAACGAGTTCATTAATAATTGTAACTTATTAGATATCCCATTGGGTGGCTGA